In Oryza sativa Japonica Group chromosome 3, ASM3414082v1, one DNA window encodes the following:
- the LOC136355577 gene encoding uncharacterized protein — protein MAGTSSSSNASTGGYSLMGYIKDIPTLKGDNYEEWKRELDLAFILGEVDWVLTTPCPIEPAEIFRGEKESDAEWQKRERDNASLIMSYDIEHAKWSSANKNCLAAVKNTIEPTILGSIPEYDTVSKYLESIKSQFSGSSKFYATQLIKQLVTERYHGGGVKDHILRMSNMASKLKQKDLGISDDFLVHLVLSSLPKNFDNLVVNYKISTENWNIEELISNCVQEEERHKETNGDSINLVKDNKEKSHRSPSSKEKQPQHLPQKQQFTVETRSVSTLQEDKTFQERSS, from the exons atggctgGGACTTCCTCTTCATCCAACGCGTCAACCg gtggctactccttgatgggttacattaaagatattccgaccctgaaaggagataactacgaagaatggaaaagagaactcgaccttgcttttatcttgggagaggtggactgggtgttgactaccccatgtcctatagaacctgctgaaattttcagaggtgaaaaagagtcagatgctgaatggcaaaagagagagagggacaatgcttccctcatcatgtcgtatgacattgaGCATGCGAAATGGTCTTCAGCCAACAAGAATTGTTTGGCTGCGGTAAAGAATACGATTGAGCCAACCATATTGGGCTCAATCCCAGAGTATGACACTGTCTCTAAGTACCTCGAAAGTATAAAGAGCCAGTTTAGTGGTTCTTCAAAGTTTTATGCGACACAGCTGATAAAGCAGCTTGTTACAGAGaggtaccatggaggtggtgtaAAAGACCACATTCTTAGGATGAGCAATATGGCTTCCAAATTGAAGCAAAAAGATTTGGGCATCTcagatgactttctggtccatctggttTTGTCCTCATTGCCAAAGAACTTTGACAACCTTGTTGTCAACTACAAAATAAGTACAGAGAATTGGAATATTGAAGAGCTCATCtctaattgtgtgcaagaggaggaaAGACACAAAGAGACCAATGGTGACTCCATTAACCTTGTCAAAGATAACAAGGAAAAGAGCCACAGGTCACCCtcctcaaaagaaaaacagcctCAGCATCTGCCTCAGAAACAACAGTTTACAGTTGAGACAAGATCAGTGTCTACACTGCAAGAAGACAAGACATTCCAAGAAAGATCATCTTGA